Proteins encoded together in one Acanthochromis polyacanthus isolate Apoly-LR-REF ecotype Palm Island chromosome 12, KAUST_Apoly_ChrSc, whole genome shotgun sequence window:
- the LOC127536546 gene encoding uncharacterized protein LOC127536546 — translation MDISTQCQLVLVIRYIDKMNEVQERFFEFIPLQSATAESIATALLERLSLILPDDQKSKLISQANDGASVMRGATGGVQKKVSDGYANAHYVHCYAHQLNIIMQQVTSRIPKVGPFFSDLAGFSGFFSRSPKRTSVLDRVVAHRLPRASTVRWNFHSRAVNTVFEHKDDLLQCFETIRDSGDFDPTTVHEAGGFVRLLEDATFCFFLELFHHIMPHVDMLYSQLQKRSIDSVFVHRVMQQFTDNVQMIRDSLPTVSEEHHSCVPQQQLAKKRHTLGPDELQRIATEMRSKLRLWFVTQSWAMQKRGLPSPNT, via the exons ATGGACATCTCCACCCAGTGTCAGCTTGTTCTTGTGATCCGCTACATcgacaaaatgaatgaagtgcAGGAGAGATTTTTTGAGTTTATACCTCTGCAATCTGCCACAGCTGAGTCCATTGCCACAGCACTTTTGGAGAGGCTGAGCCTCATTCTCCCTGATGACCAGAAGAGCAAGCTCATCTCCCAGGCCAATGATGGTGCGAGTGTCATGAGAGGAGCCACAGGTGGTGTACAGAAGAAAGTGAGCGATGGGTATGCGAATGCACACTATGTCCACTGCTATGCTCACCAGCTCAACATTATCATGCAGCAGGTGACATCCCGTATCCCAAAAGTTGGTCCGTTCTTCTCTGACCTAGCTGGattctcaggatttttttcaagatcCCCCAAGAGAACCAGTGTGCTTGACAGAGTGGTGGCACACAGGCTTCCAAGAGCAAGCACAGTAAGGTGGAACTTCCACAGCCGTGCTGTCAACACTGTGTTTGAGCACAAAGACGACCTCCTTCAGTGCTTCGAAACCATCAGGGACTCAGGTGACTTTGATCCTACCACTGTCCATGAAGCTGGAGGTTTTGTGAGACTCCTGGAGGATGCTaccttctgcttcttcctggAGCTTTTCCACCACATCATGCCTCATGTGGACATGCTCTACAGCCAACTCCAGAAGAGGTCCATCGATTCGGTCTTTGTCCACAGAGTGATGCAGCAGTTCACCGACAACGTCCAGATGATCAG AGACTCCCTCCCTACTGTCAGTGAAGAACATCACAGCTGTgtgcctcagcagcagctggccAAGAAGCGCCACACACTGGGACCAGATGAACTACAGAGGATAGCTACAGAGATGAGATCAAAGCTGAGGCTCTG GTTTGTGACACAATCCTGGGCCATGCAAAAGAGAGGTTTGCCTTCACCAAACACCTAA